ATGCTGTTAACTGATGTTATTAACAAAGTGCAGGTAATCACAAGAAACCAGTCTTCACACACTAATCGTTGCAAATAATGTGTAAGTAACAAGAATAACTCCATCAACCCTAACTTTTGCTTAGTAAAAGTTCGCTTGTGTTTCTTCATATGGATTGTAGccccttctccttttggtatcagAGCATAGTATTAGTTTGGCCCTTCAATCTCaagttttaattatataatttatatttattatgtaaataatatgcTATAATTTCTCCTCATGAATATATAGCTTCAAATATACCATTTATTGTGCATTATTTTCACATCTGTTGAgttcaaattaaattaaactttctATGGGAAGTTGTGCCACTTTCAGAACATTTCAGAGACTTTCTCTTGAAAGAATTGacaaaagataatgaaaatagaAAGGTGCTAAATCACAGGTATGCTATAATGTTATTTGTGTAAAACAGTGGAAGGGtatagactcataaatacagagtccagcagaagtaaggtctgcttgagtgtggttggtagtgtAATAATatgagtataataatttatagttttaatttaaacactttacctaaaatgtcatatggtgtgcttgatgttatattgttatgttacaggatgcatatgactttgtaataaatgactttgtaataaaaagggggtgttatttatGTTAAACTTTGTATTTGAGTATGCATACAAGTCAGGCATAGAAGGATTACTTTTTTCACTGTGGatatattttaatctttcaaaaataccaaaaaaacccccacaaacctCTGAAAGAAAGAAGTATGAAACTTCAAGGTGTCAGTCTCAAAACCAACATTACAACTCTTCTACAGGGTTAAATTAGATCAGTTTGCTTGAAAGAAAGTCACATTTTCTAATAGGACTTTTTAAGTTGATTTAACATTGAGTTCTGCAAAGTTgcataaaggaaaataagaaaaatgtcgttttaaaatttatattgctACATGTAGGTACTATAAACTGGAGTACTAAAacttattttctcccttccttaggTCAGTCAGTTGATGTACATATTGGCTTGTATCCCTATATTGTAACCTCGGACTGCATATACCATCAGTGTCCAATCACCTGTCAAATGCTTGGGGAGTGCGGGCAGGGGCAGAACAGAAATAGGAAATTCGAATGACTGCAAAATTCACCATTCTtttacaatacaatttaaaaggcTTATTTTCCTCATGGTAAGCCAGGGGGAAAAGTATGGCTTATTATTAGATACcccaataaataaacattttacttgTAGAAGGTAGTATATCCAATACATCATTCGACCAGAGAAGCGACTTCATAATTTGTTCTTTGAATCCTCGTGGGCTTTTCCTTTAATTAATCACATAATATTAATTACATTAAACACAAAAGCAGTGTCTTGAAATATTTTGATCATTTGGCTTTCCGTGAAGCTACACTTAGTTCTTTTTACTGGCTATTCTCGGTCTCCTGTCATTCACTCGACAatgtctgtgtgaccttgaacaactAAAATAACCTCTGGGTTTCACATctgtaaaagacatttttagCATAGTCATCGCTCACTAAATAGTTATTGTGTATCGTTCGTTGTTACTACCACAAAGGCTCAGCTCCGCATGTCGGCGCTTGCCCGGCCTGAAATGAACCACCACACCTCGGAAAAGGGCGTTCAGCGACGGGAACGCTGTACAGAGTAATTGTGCAACTCCTGTCCCGCCCAGAGCCAGGCCGGGTGGAGTTTCTTGCGCTCTCTCGCAGTTCGGCTCCGACCGCGCGAAGAGAAGGTAGGCGGTTCCAGTCCTGGCGAGGAACCTCCTCCTCCAGGGAAACGGACTCAGTAACACCACCCAGCCACTCCGGCTTGGCGCATCTTCCCTCTCATCCTCTAACTGCACTTTCGGTAAATCATGGAGTCTAATATTTCACTCTGGAACTTCTATATTCCCTTCATCTCCTCCTCGTTTATAACTCGAGTGAAGATAAAAGTTAATCTTGAAATTATTAGACATACCTGGCTACAAAAAGGAGCACGTGAGCGGACCCGACGAAAGTGCCTGACGTAAGCATCTCCGCCCTTTCCTCGCCGGCCGGAAGTTGCGGGACTGAATGGGTCCCAGAGCCGGTGGCTGCACCCATTCTGTTTCCACCTGAGGCTTAGCAGCTGTCTATCCCGTCAGCCGCTGGGCCACCAGGTCCATGTGGAGGCTCCCAGGTGCCCGTGTCGCGCTTCGTGGGGTCCGCGCGGCCGTGGAGAGGCACAGTCGGGCCGAGACGGCAACCGAGACGGCGGCGGGCGCGATGGAGCGTGCTTGTAGTGCGCTGTGTGCCCTCGGAGCCTAAACTAAGCTTGTCGTTCGCGCTGGCCGACGGCAGCCACAAGAACATGCAGCGTGACCAAAGTGAGCCGCTGGGTCGAGCCCCTCAGCCGGATTGCCACCAACGCCCTCAAAGGCCACGCTAAAGCGGCTGCCGCAAGAAGAGCAGGAAGAACCGGCCAAACGCTAGCGGCGGCGTGGCCGGTTCCGGGCCTGAACCCGAGCCCTCTGCGGCCTGCGAGCCCGTGGTCAAGCTGTACTACCGGGAGGAGGCAGTGGCTGAAGACGTGCTCAATGTCGACGCCTGGCAGGATGGTGCTGTGCTGCAGATCGGCGATGTCAAGTACAAGGTGGAGCGCAATCCGCCCGCCTTCACAGAGCTGCAGTTGCCACGCTATATCATGGCCGGCTTCCCGGTTTGCCCCAAGCTCAGCCTCGAATTGGTGATCCCGCCTGCTCCCTCTTCCGCTGGTACAGGGAAGCCAAACCCAGGTCGGCGGAGCCTGAGGACGGGGGCCCCTCGTCACTGTCTCCCTCTTCGCCCTCTCCTAGTTGGACAGAGACGGGTGTGGACGAGCGCGTCTACACCCCGTCTAATGCAGACATTGGGCTACGGCTCAAGCTTCATTGCACCCCAGGCAATGGGCAGCGCTTCGGCCAAGCCGGGAGTTGGAAAGTGTGTGTCCGGTGGGAAGCTGGGCCCGGCACTTGCACCTTTGATCACCGGCACCTCTATACTAAGAAGGTGACAGACGACGCTCTCATCCGCACTGTCTCCTACAACATCCTCGCTGACACGTACGCCCAACTGAGTTTTTCGCGGACCGTCCTGTATCCATACTGTGCCCCCTACGCCCTGGAGCTCGACTACCGCCAGAATCTTATCCAGAAGGAACTCACCGGGTACAACGCCGACCTCATCTGTTTGCAGGAGGTTGACCGCAACGTGTTTACAGACAGTTTGGTCCCGGCTCTCGAGGCCTTTGGGCTGGAGGGCGTATTTCGAATCAAGCAGCAGGAAGGCCTGGCTACTTTCTACCGAAAGTCCAAGTTCAGCCTCCTTACCCAGCATGACGTTTCTTTCCATGAAGCCCTGGAGTCCGACCCACTTCACAAAGAATTGCTGGAGAAGTTAGTTTTATATCCATTGGCACAGGAGAGGGTGCTCCAGAGATCTTCTGTCCTTCAGGTAAAGTAGCTTCACCAGTCTCTTTACATACTCGTCCATTTTTAGGGCCCTGGGAAGGGAATAGGGTGTGGGGCTATTATAATTGGGATGAAACCGTCGAGATTTTACTGAAAGGTGTTTGCTCTTGTATCTTCAACACAAAAGTtagccttcattcattcatttagcagaTACTTATTCATCTGTTACCTTCCCATTTTATAAGTGGGGAGATGGACAAATTTACTTAAGTTCACACAAGTGTGGAGCTAGGATTCTTACAGTTATAGGAATATAACTATAAGAATTAGTTATATATTTCATTATCACTGGGTAGGGCATTAACTACTACTTAGCTTAagctatgttaattttttaaattgacttttagagaaaaaggaagagggaggggagagagacatccatttgttgttccacttgtttatgcattcattggttgttgtatgtgccctgaccagggattggcAACCTTGGTGAatcaggatggtgctctaac
This DNA window, taken from Phyllostomus discolor isolate MPI-MPIP mPhyDis1 chromosome 7, mPhyDis1.pri.v3, whole genome shotgun sequence, encodes the following:
- the PDE12 gene encoding LOW QUALITY PROTEIN: 2',5'-phosphodiesterase 12 (The sequence of the model RefSeq protein was modified relative to this genomic sequence to represent the inferred CDS: inserted 2 bases in 2 codons; deleted 2 bases in 2 codons) gives rise to the protein MWRLPGARVALRGVRAAVERHSRAETATETAAGAMERAVVRCVPSEPKLSLSFALADGSHKNMQRDQSEPLGRALSRIATNALKGHAKAAAXKKSRKNRPNASGGVAGSGPEPEPSAACEPVVKLYYREEAVAEDVLNVDAWQDGAVLQIGDVKYKVERNPPAFTELQLPRYIMAGFPVCPKLSLEXGDPACSLFRWYREAKPRSAEPEDGGPSSLSPSSPSPSWTETGVDERVYTPSNADIGLRLKLHCTPGNGQRFGQAGSWKVCVRWEAGPGTCTFDHRHLYTKKVTDDALIRTVSYNILADTYAQLSFSRTVLYPYCAPYALELDYRQNLIQKELTGYNADLICLQEVDRNVFTDSLVPALEAFGLEGVFRIKQQEGLATFYRKSKFSLLTQHDVSFHEALESDPLHKELLEKLVLYPLAQERVLQRSSVLQISVLQSTKDSSKKICVANTHLYWHPKGGYIRLIQMAVALAHIRHVSCDLYPGIPVIFCGDFNSTPSTGMYHFVINGTIPEDHEDWASNGEEERCNMSLNHFLKLKSACGEPAYTNYVGGFHGCLDYIFIDLNALEVEQVIPLPSHEEVTTHQALPSVSHPSDHIALVCDLKWK